GGGCTGCGCGCCGAGATCGGCCGTCCCCGGGACGAGGCGTGGGCGCGGGCCGTGGGGTCGCTGCGCGCCGGGCTCGCGGTGGCCGCCGACTATGCGCACGAGCAGGGGGACCGGCCGCTCTTCGGTACGCTCACCGGTTTCCGTGACGGCCGCGAGGTGCGGCCGGTGCCCGACGGCAGCTGCGACATCACGGCGCATGTGGCGCTGGACGCCTGCGCGGGGCCGTCGGCCCGGCGGACGACGCAGCGGGCGGCGCTGCGCGCCCTCGGGGTGGACGGCCGTCGTCCGCCGCTCGCCCTGGCCGCCGGCGACCCGGCCGCCTACGTGCGGGCGCTGGGCGCAGCGGGGTCGGCGGCGGAGCTGACGGACCCGGCGGGGCTGGGCGGCTTCGGGTGGCTTCTGGAGCCGGTGGGCGGGCGGTGCGCGGCGCTGTTCGAGGAGTGGGACGGCTGAGGGCCAGCAGGGGTGCCGGTGCGGTGTCCTGCGAGACTGTTCCCATGACGGAGACGACGGTCGGCATCGGCGGCGCGGCGGAGAGCACCGACATGGTGCTGAACATCGGGCCGCAGCATCCCTCGACGCACGGTGTGCTGCGGCTGCGCCTCGTCCTGGACGGGGAGCGCATCCAGCACGCCGAACCGGTCATCGGGTACATGCACCGGGGTGCCGAGAAGCTCTTCGAGGCGCGCGACTACCGCCAGATCGTCATGCTCGCCAATCGGCACGACTGGCTGTCGGCGTTCTCCAACGAGCTGGGCGTGGTGATGGCCGTCGAGCGGATGCTGGGCATGGAGGTGCCCGAGCGTGCGGTGTGGATGCGTACGCTGCTGGCCGAGCTGAACCGGGTGCTGAACCACCTGATGTTCCTCGGCTCGTATCCGCTGGAGCTGGGTGGCATCACTCCGGTGTTCCACGCGTTCCGGGAGCGCGAGGAGCTGCAGGCGGTCATGGAGGAGCTGTCCGGCGGGCGGATGCACTACATGTTCAACCGCGTCGGCGGCCTCAAGGAGGACCTGCCGGCGGGGTGGCTCGGCCGGGCCCGGCAGGCCGTCGCCGATGTGCGCTCCCGTATGGACGTCTTCGACAACCTGGTCCTGGGCAATGAGATCTTCCGCGGCCGGACCCGCGGGGTGGGGGTGCTCGCGCCGGAGACGGTGCACGCGTACGGCGTGTCCGGGCCGATCGCCCGCGCGTCCGGTGTGGACTTCGACCTGCGGCGGGACGAGCCGTACCTGGCGTACGGGGAGCTGGCGTCCACGCTGAAGGTGATAACCCGCCAGGAGGGCGACTGCCTGGCGCGTTTCGAGTGCCTGCTGGCGCAGAGCCACAACGCGCTCGACCTCGCCGACGCCTGCCTGGACCGGATGGCGGAGCTGCCGCCGGGGCCGGTCAACCAGCGGCTGCCGAAGGTCCTCAAGGCGCCCGAGGGCGCGACGTACGCGTGGACCGAGAACCCGTTGGGGATCAACGGCTACTACCTGGTCTCCAAGGGGGACAAGACGCCGTACCGGCTCAAGCTGCGCTCGGCGTCGTTCAACAACATCCAGGCGCTGGTGGAGCTGCTGCCGGGGACGCTGGTCGCCGACATGGTCGCGATTCTCGGCTCGCTGTTCTTCGTGGTGGGCGACATCGACAAGTAGGTCGGCACGTGGATCGACACGTGGATCGACATGTAGATCGACAGGTAGGGCGGCGGCCCGGGAGGTGTCGGTCCGGAACGTGAAAGGCCCTCGGCCCCGGTGCTCGGGAAAGCTCCGGGGCCGAGGGCTGACGGGCAGGGGCCGGGCGCGGCGGGTGCCGTGCGGGTCAGGAGATGGCGCTGCGCAGCACGCCGACGTCGAGCTGTTCGGTCTCGTCGTGCGCGGTGAGGTCGATGACCTCGCCGGCGCCGCTGGTGGTCGGACCGTCGGCCACGGGCGCGCCGGCGCTGTCCTCGCCGGTGCCGGGCCCGTCGGTGCCGGACTCGTCGCTGCCGGTCTGCGCGTCGTCGGGCCGCTCGTCGCTGCCGGCGGCCAGCTGCGGACGGTCCTGCGTACGGGCCCGGTGGCGGGCTTCGGCACGGGCGGACTGCTCGGCGAGCGCCTCGTCGCCGACGACGTCCGCCAGGTCCTCCTCCAGCGGGGCGGGCAGCTGCCGGGCGGGGGCGTCGCTGCCGTTGCCGAAGAAGTCGAAGCCGCCCAGTTCGCGGGAGGCGGTGGGGCGGGCCGGGGTGAGGGCGGCGGCGGTGGCCGGGACCGGACGGAGCGCGGAGCCGGGTGCCGTACGGGCCCGGTCCGCGCCGCCGGTGCGCTCGGCGCCGGCCGCCGGGGCCTTCCCCCGGCCGTCACCGTCCCGGCCCTGCGGGGTGCCGGTGGCGCCACCGGAGGGGCGCTGCGCGGCGTTGCCGCCGGCGGCGGGCGCGGCGTCGCGGGCGGCGCGCTGCCGGGCGGCGTTGCGGGCCAGCTGACGGAGCGCCTGGTCGGCCTGGGCGTAGGCGGCGGCGTCCGGGGCCGGCCGGCTCCGGTCGTCGGCGGGCCCGCGCCGGGCCGGGACGGTGGCCTTCGCGGTACGCAGCGCGTCGAGGGGCCGGGGCGGGCCCGCGACGGCCGGCAGCGCCTTGGCCGGGGCGGCCTCGATGGCGAGCAGCCGGCGGCCCTCCAGGGCGCTGGCCCGCTCGGTCTCGGCGGTGGCGTAGCGGCGCAGCAGCTCGGCGTGCTCGCTGCGCAGCCGGGCCAATTCGGCGCGCTTGGCCCGGAGTTTGCCCTCCAGGGCGGTGCGGAGCTCGCGGGACTCCTCGACGTCCGTTTCGAGTTCGGCTATCCGCTCCTCGGTGCGCCACTCGTCGCGCACCCGGGCGCGGGTGAGTTCGGCGACCCGGCGGCCGGCCTTGCGGTCCCAGGACCGCAGCAGGACGGCGCCGGTGAGTGCGGCGGCCGCCGCGCCCGCGGCGAGCACCCGTTGCACCAGGTCGTCGCCGACAAACCACGCGCCCGCGGCGCAGGCGATTGACACACCGGCGACCGTCGACGGAGGAAGCAGCCGGTGGAGGGGTGGTGAATGGCGGTGGCGTCCTCGTGGCATGGCCAGAAACTTACCGTGCGTGCGGGACCTATGGGGCCCCGCCCGCCGATCCGTTTCCCGCTGGTTACTTCTTGACCAGCCCCTTCGACTCCAGAAATGCCTGCGCGACATCCGCGGGCTTGAGTCGCTCGGCATCGACCTTGCGGTTCAAGTTGATCAAGTCTTCGGTCGTCAGCGCACTCGTGAGCTTCCCGAGGGCGGTCTCGATCTCCTTGTCGCCCGCGCTCTTGGCATTCACCACCGGCAGCACATTGTCGGCGTTCTGGAGCTTCTTGTCGTCCTTCAGAAGCACCAGTCCGAAGTTGTCGAGGGTGGCGTCCGTGGTCGTGGTGAGCACCAGTTGGTCGGTGCCGTCCTTGACCGCCTGCTTGGCCTGCGGCGTCCCGACCCCCTTGGGGTCCAGGCCGGTGATGTCGATGCCGTAGGTCTTCTCCAGGCCGGGCTTGCAGAACACCCGGGTCTCGCACTCCTCCCCCGAGGCGAGTTTGATCTTCTGGTGGGAAGCGCCGAGGTCGGAGAGGGTCTTCAGCTTGTGCTCGGCGGCGAATTCCTTGCTGACCGCGAAGGCGTTCTGATCCGTCGCGGAGCCCGCCGGCAGCACCTTCAGTCCGCGCGGTGCGGCGAGCTTCTTCAGCGCCGTCACCGTCTTGTCGATGTCGCTGGAGGCGACGGGCTTCGCCTTGGCGCCGTTCTGCTTCGCGTTGAGGAATTCGGCGAGGGTGGAGGCGTATTCCGGGACCACATCGATCTGCCCCTTCTCCAGGGCCGGTTCATACAGCTCGCGATTGGCGAGGGTCTGTATGCGGGTGCGGTAACCGGCGTCGGAGAGGAGACGGGAATAGATCTCGGCGAGCACCTTCGACTCGGTGAAACCGGCCGAGCCGATGACGATCTCGTCCTTGCCGCCCTTGCCGTGGGAACCGCCCTTCTCCTCCAGGCTCTGGCCACCGCATGCGGCCAGCCCGGCTGCCAGTGCGAGGACGGTGCCCGCGACGAGCGCGGTACGGGACGCGCGCGAGGTGCTGCTCATGGATGCCACCATTCAGTCCGTTCGGATCAGTTCGGGTCCGGTCGCGTCGGTCCGGGCCGGAGCCCGGCGCGACGTCGTACGCGCCGCCGGGGCGCCACGGGCGGCACGCCGCCGCCCCCGCATCGGGTCGAGGAGCCGCTCGGCGAGGACGAGGACGCCCTCCACGGCCAGCGCGAGCACGGCCACCAGCAGGGCGCCCGCGACGACCTGAGCGGTGTCGTAGTTGCCGAAGCCCGCGGTGATGATGCGGCCCAGGCCCCCGCCGCCGGCCAGCGCGGCCAGCGTCGCGGTCGCCACCACCTGGACGGTGGCGGACCGCAGACCGGTCATGATCAGCGGGTAGGCGAGCGGTATCTCGACCCGCAGCAGGAGCTGCGGCCCCGACATGCCCATCCCGCGGGCGGCCTCGACGACATCGCGGTCCGCCTCCCGCATGCCCAGATAGGCGTTGGTCAGCAGCGGCGGCACCGCGAACAGCACCAGCGCGATGACCGTCGGCCAGTCCCCGTGCCGGCCCAGCGGACTGAGCGTCAGCAGCACCAGCACCGCGAACGTGGGCACCGCCCGCCCCACGTTGGACAGGCTGACCGCCAGCGCCCCGCCCCTGCCGAGGTGCCCGAGCCAGAGCGCCACCGGCAGGGCGATCAGGCAGGCCAGCGCCAGACACACGCCACTGAGCCACAGATGCTCGGCCAGCCGGTGCCAGACGCCCTTCTCCCCCGCCCAGTTGGCGGCCGTCGTCAGCCACTGCCAGGCCCCCGCGATCGCCCCCATCAGCCCGCCGCCTTCGCCACACGCGCCCCGCGCCGCGCCCGCACCCCGCCGCGCGCCTGCGCCCGCGTCCAGGGCGTCAGCAGCCGCTGGAGGAGCATCAGCAGCAGATCGGCGAGCAGCGCCAGCAGCACGCACAGCACCGACGCCGTGAGCACCTCCGCCTTGAAGAAGCCCTCCATGCCGCTGGCTATGAGATTGCCCAGGCCGCCGTAGCCGACGACGGAGCCGATGGTCGTCATCGCCACCGTCGAGACCGTGGCGATCCGCACGCCGGCCACCAACGCCGGGAGTGCCAGCGGGAGTTCCACCTCCAGCAGCAGGCGGGCGGGGCCGTATCCCATGCCCCGGGCGGCCTCCCGCACCTCGGCGGGCACCGCTTGGAGCCCGGCGAGGATGTTGCGTACCAGGATGGTCAGCGAATACAGCACCAGGCCCGTGACGACCACCGCGGCCGAGACCCCGAACACCGGTGTCAGCAGGGCGAACATCGCCAGCGAGGGGACCGTGTAGAGCACCGTCGTCAGGCCCAGGACCGGGCCGGCCGCGCCCCGCCGGCTCCTGGCCAGCAGGGCCAGCGGAAAGGCGATCACCAGCCCGATCAGCACCGACACCACGGTGATGCCGAGGTGCTGCACCGTGGCGTCGGTCAACTCCTGGCTGCGGGTGCGCAGATACTCACCGCAGATCCAGTCGTTCGTCTCCAGGCAGCTCGGCCCGGCGGCGTGGCCGCTCATGGCCCGTCACCTCCCCCGCCCTCTCGCTCATTTCTTCGATTACTGTCTGCGACCCTAAACCCCACCACTGACAATCGCCCCGGTCGCGCAGCTCACCGGCCGCATCGCCATCCGCCCGCAACACCGCGTTCACGACCGCCCGGCCACAATGGCCCCGTCCACACCTGGGGGAAGAATGATCCGCTTCGAGCACGTCAGCAAGAGCTACCCCGACGGCACCACCGCCGTCGACGACCTCACCTTCGAGGTCGCCGAGGGGGAACTCGTCACGCTCGTCGGGCCTTCGGGATGCGGCAAGACCACGACGATGAAGATGGTCAACCGCCTCATCGAGCCCACCAGCGGGCGGATCTTCCTGGACGGCGAGGACATCTCCACCGTCGACCCCGTCCAGCTGCGCCGCCGCATCGGCTACGTGATCCAGCAGGTCGGCCTCTTCCCCCACAAGACCGTCCTGGACAACACCGCCACCGTCCCCCACCTCCTCGGCCGGCCCCGCAAGGAGGCCAGGGCCCGCGCCGCGGAACTCCTCGACCTGGTCGGCCTGGACCCGTCGGCGTACGGCGACCGCTATCCCGAGCAGCTCTCCGGCGGCCAGCGCCAGCGGGTCGGGGTGGCCAGGGCGCTCGCCGCCGACCCGCCCGTCCTGCTGATGGACGAGCCGTTCGGCGCCGTCGACCCGGTCGTCCGCGAGCACCTGCAGAACGAGTTCCTGCGGCTGCAGTCCACGCTCCGCAAGACGGTCCTCTTCGTCACCCACGACATCGAGGAGGCGGTCCGGCTGGGCGACCGGATCGCGGTGTACGGGGCCGGGCGGATCGAGCAGTTCGACACCCCGGCGACGGTGCTGGGCGCGCCCGCGACCCCGTATGCCGCGCAGTTCGTCGGCGCGGACCGGGGCTTGAAGCGGCTCGCCGTCACCCCGGTGGAGCCCGGCGACCTCGAAGCGCCGCCGGTCGTCCGGCTCGACGATCCCGCCGCCTCCGCCGCCGGCCGGCTCGCCGACGAGGGCGCGCCCTGGGCGGTCGTCCTGGACGCCGACGGCGCGCCGTACGGCTGGGTCGCCGCCGC
The sequence above is a segment of the Streptomyces lydicus genome. Coding sequences within it:
- a CDS encoding ABC transporter ATP-binding protein, whose product is MIRFEHVSKSYPDGTTAVDDLTFEVAEGELVTLVGPSGCGKTTTMKMVNRLIEPTSGRIFLDGEDISTVDPVQLRRRIGYVIQQVGLFPHKTVLDNTATVPHLLGRPRKEARARAAELLDLVGLDPSAYGDRYPEQLSGGQRQRVGVARALAADPPVLLMDEPFGAVDPVVREHLQNEFLRLQSTLRKTVLFVTHDIEEAVRLGDRIAVYGAGRIEQFDTPATVLGAPATPYAAQFVGADRGLKRLAVTPVEPGDLEAPPVVRLDDPAASAAGRLADEGAPWAVVLDADGAPYGWVAAAALRGGGPGGEKAPGGETAPGTGTGPAAPAGSGSGSGSGSGAGSTVRAHARPMDAWVPLGSPLKQALSALLQHDAGWIAVRDGDRHLGVLTPAGLHGALRRSTTADTADVPRGGVTLDAVPGPGGA
- a CDS encoding ABC transporter substrate-binding protein, whose amino-acid sequence is MSSTSRASRTALVAGTVLALAAGLAACGGQSLEEKGGSHGKGGKDEIVIGSAGFTESKVLAEIYSRLLSDAGYRTRIQTLANRELYEPALEKGQIDVVPEYASTLAEFLNAKQNGAKAKPVASSDIDKTVTALKKLAAPRGLKVLPAGSATDQNAFAVSKEFAAEHKLKTLSDLGASHQKIKLASGEECETRVFCKPGLEKTYGIDITGLDPKGVGTPQAKQAVKDGTDQLVLTTTTDATLDNFGLVLLKDDKKLQNADNVLPVVNAKSAGDKEIETALGKLTSALTTEDLINLNRKVDAERLKPADVAQAFLESKGLVKK
- a CDS encoding ABC transporter permease, encoding MSGHAAGPSCLETNDWICGEYLRTRSQELTDATVQHLGITVVSVLIGLVIAFPLALLARSRRGAAGPVLGLTTVLYTVPSLAMFALLTPVFGVSAAVVVTGLVLYSLTILVRNILAGLQAVPAEVREAARGMGYGPARLLLEVELPLALPALVAGVRIATVSTVAMTTIGSVVGYGGLGNLIASGMEGFFKAEVLTASVLCVLLALLADLLLMLLQRLLTPWTRAQARGGVRARRGARVAKAAG
- a CDS encoding NADH-quinone oxidoreductase subunit D, with the translated sequence MTETTVGIGGAAESTDMVLNIGPQHPSTHGVLRLRLVLDGERIQHAEPVIGYMHRGAEKLFEARDYRQIVMLANRHDWLSAFSNELGVVMAVERMLGMEVPERAVWMRTLLAELNRVLNHLMFLGSYPLELGGITPVFHAFREREELQAVMEELSGGRMHYMFNRVGGLKEDLPAGWLGRARQAVADVRSRMDVFDNLVLGNEIFRGRTRGVGVLAPETVHAYGVSGPIARASGVDFDLRRDEPYLAYGELASTLKVITRQEGDCLARFECLLAQSHNALDLADACLDRMAELPPGPVNQRLPKVLKAPEGATYAWTENPLGINGYYLVSKGDKTPYRLKLRSASFNNIQALVELLPGTLVADMVAILGSLFFVVGDIDK
- a CDS encoding ABC transporter permease, with the translated sequence MGAIAGAWQWLTTAANWAGEKGVWHRLAEHLWLSGVCLALACLIALPVALWLGHLGRGGALAVSLSNVGRAVPTFAVLVLLTLSPLGRHGDWPTVIALVLFAVPPLLTNAYLGMREADRDVVEAARGMGMSGPQLLLRVEIPLAYPLIMTGLRSATVQVVATATLAALAGGGGLGRIITAGFGNYDTAQVVAGALLVAVLALAVEGVLVLAERLLDPMRGRRRAARGAPAARTTSRRAPARTDATGPELIRTD